The Amblyomma americanum isolate KBUSLIRL-KWMA chromosome 5, ASM5285725v1, whole genome shotgun sequence genome window below encodes:
- the LOC144133884 gene encoding uncharacterized protein LOC144133884 codes for MDACLRLQGSTADIDDSKSLIEFMSKELFPWLLDPTDARLGNTDDYSVPLRALVNLSVLRVTPLWFYVDFVEPWHGTAHRRSVSMSPSARDWVDALQSAFSAKPPLNDEDILISPDGDLLDAMRVLLTSYSAREVTFHIAWWFIQLLAPITSSSVRDLFMKRPLSEFFYPMACGINAAHVYTLLFSGADDGVMPQAQRLAVSALLSTLHQTAQTEVTSWSTLDPKAVRAVATRLQNASTVIWPPEEYTTTRSLEILYGPEYEMEQSFFGHWRMSREQLQTSLGSEVYQASLRLFRLQSAHLAAYSPATNVISVAVAALAPPYYADESTDAMAYGGLGFLYAMQLARTINALTVLLSDDMTQTPWNPASSALDIGAGSTRNIGSPGRALWELGGCSANATSGGNVTALFPLLPALKIAHAAYLRFRSEDRDLRLRGVHGRAGLLPHGLPRDLLGEERPPPCVA; via the exons ATGGACGCCTGCCTTCGCCTGCAAGGCTCCACGGCAGACATCGATGACTCGAAAAGCCTCATCGAATTCATGAGCAAAGAGCTTTTCCCCTGGCTGCTAGACCCCACCGATGCTCGGCTTGGAAACACCGACGATTACTCAGTGCCTTTGCGGGCTCTGGTGAACCTGTCCGTCCTGCGGGTCACGCCGTTGTGGTTCTATGTTGACTTCGTAGAGCCATGGCACGGCACCGCTCACCGGCGGTCGGTATCCATGAGCCCATCGG CTCGAGACTGGGTCGACGCCCTGCAATCCGCCTTCAGCGCGAAACCACCGCTCAATGATGAGGACATTCTGATCTCCCCCGACGGCGACCTGCTGGATGCCATGCGTGTCCTCTTAACTTCTTACTCTGCCCGGGAGGTGACCTTCCATATTGCGTGGTGGTTCATCCAGCTCCTCGCCCCTATCACTAGTAGCTCGGTGCGAGACCTATTCATGAAACGCCCGCTGTCCGAGTTTTTCTACCCGATGGCTTGCGGTATAAACGCTGCCCACGTGTACACGCTTCTTTTTTCAGGCGCTGACGACGGCGTAATGCCCCAAGCTCAGAGGCTCGCCGTTTCGGCCCTCCTGAGCACTTTGCACCAGACGGCACAAACAGAGGTCACCTCCTGGTCCACCCTGGACCCCAAAGCGGTCCGTGCTGTCGCCACCCGGCTCCAGAACGCCAGCACGGTGATATGGCCTCCGGAAGAGTACACGACTACCAGGAGCCTTGAAATCCTGTACGGACCCGAATACGAAATGGAGCAGAGCTTCTTCGGCCACTGGCGCATGAGCCGCGAGCAGCTGCAAACGTCGCTTGGCAGCGAAGTGTACCAGGCAAGCCTGCGGTTGTTTCGATTGCAGTCGGCCCACCTGGCTGCGTACAGCCCCGCGACGAATGTGATTTCCGTGGCCGTGGCAGCACTAGCCCCGCCGTACTACGCCGACGAGAGCACTGACGCCATGGCCTACGGAGGCCTCGGATTCTTGTACGCCATGCAG CTCGCGCGCACCATCAACGCACTCACGGTTCTGCTCAGCGATGACATGACCCAGACACCGTGGAATCCGGCATCGTCCGCCCTCGACATTGGCGCAGGGAGCACCCGGAACATCGGCTCCCCAGGCCGAGCCCTGTGGGAGCTGGGTGGGTGCTCGGCCAACGCCACTTCCGGTGGGAACGTGACGGCGCTCTTTCCCCTCCTTCCGGCACTGAAGATCGCGCACGCGGCCTACCTCCGCTTCCGCAGCGAAGATCGGGACCTGCGGCTTCGAGGAGTACACGGAAGAGCAGGTCTTCTTCCTCACGGCCTGCCACGTGACTTGCTGGGAGAGGAGCGACCACCTCCGTGTGTCGCCTGA